In Xiphophorus hellerii strain 12219 chromosome 13, Xiphophorus_hellerii-4.1, whole genome shotgun sequence, the following proteins share a genomic window:
- the ppt2b gene encoding lysosomal thioesterase PPT2 — translation MAGPSFARTRRRVSEAAGLMWPLLGACLWAAVVGYKPVIIVHGLFDSSDDFKNLQRFINESHPGTNVTVIDLFDRGASLEPMWKQVEGFKAAIYPIMQNAADGVHFICYSQGGLVCRGILSILPDHNVHSFISLSAPQAGQYGDTDYLKYLFPQFVKSNLFHLCYTAIGQRVSICNYWNDPHHRDLYVNTSDYLALINSERPNPNSTEWKENFLKIQKLVLIGGPDDGVITPWQSSQFGFYDDNETVIEIQHQDLYLRDVFGLKTLAARGDLFFCTVPGVVHVWWHSNETVFHTCIEKWLV, via the exons ATGGCGGGGCCATCATTCGCTAGAACCAGGAGGAGAGTCAGCGAGGCGGCCGGGCTGATGTGGCCGCTGCTCGGTGCGTGTCTCTGGGCTGCCGTGGTCGGGTACAAGCCGGTGATCATCGTCCACGGATTGTTCGACAGTTCAGACGATTTTAAGAACTTACAGCGGTTCATTAATGAG TCTCATCCTGGGACCAATGTGACGGTCATCGACCTTTTCGACAGAGGTGCCAGCCTGGAGCCCATGTGGAAGCAGGTGGAGGGATTCAAGGCAGCCATTTACCCAATAATGCAAAACGCTGCAGATGGAGTTCATTTCATCTGCTACTCTCAAG GTGGACTTGTTTGCAGAGGGATCCTCTCCATTCTGCCCGACCACAACGTTCACTCGTTCATCTCTCTGTCTGCGCCTCAGGCTGGGCAATATGGAG ATACAGACTACCTGAAGTATCTCTTCCCTCAGTTTGTGAAGTCAAACCTCTTCCACCTCTGTTACACGGCGATCGGTCAGAGGGTTTCCATCTGCAACTACTGGAACG ATCCCCACCACAGAGACCTGTATGTGAACACCAGCGACTACCTGGCTTTGATTAACAGCGAGAGACCAAACCCAAATTCAACAG AATGGAAGGAGAACTTCCTGAAGATCCAGaagctggttctgattggagGCCCGGACGACGGCGTCATCACCCCCTGGCAGTCCAG TCAGTTTGGATTTTATGACGACAACGAGACGGTCATCGAGATCCAGCACCAGGAT ctgtATCTGAGAGACGTTTTTGGCCTGAAGACGCTGGCGGCCCGCGGCGACCTGTTCTTCTGCACCGTTCCGGGCGTCGTGCACGTCTGGTGGCATTCGAATGAGACGGTGTTCCACACGTGCATCGAGAAGTGGCTGGTgtag
- the cratb gene encoding carnitine O-acetyltransferase b, with protein sequence MILGNMIFKNIHPRTCRAWLSLVSPRQEPCFYSTVPPQPVPPLTQTLQGYLRALEPLLPPEELNHTRRMVQEFGRPGGLGQQLQEGLERRARLTKNWVSDLWVQWAYLESRQPLAVHSNPAISLPRRDYNDWRSQLLFASKLIAAVLDFRAKVNNGQLPVEYMRGKPLCMELYPLLFSSSRIPGPKHDYVAHYSNSRRSPTHITVVRNYQFFQLEVYNSDGSRMTESQIHSQLHRIRSQSWKTDKEPMGILTSEHRHTWGEAYNRLLKDKLNQESVQMIETGLFSLCLDSPVMRISDEKYASRKAAQILHGGGTYSNSGNRWFDKTLQFVVGEDGSWGLLYEQATAEGPPIASLLHHIEEYCEMPDPKRAPLVPLPMPKKLYFHIDRDIKRDIEQAKQNLDILINDLDVHVFNFKRFGKELPKKHNLSPNSFIQVALQLSYFRVHSEVCPACDIASQRMFRGGRTEYIRSPTNQALKFILAFDDRTVAREAKLELLREAVDAYSELTAQALRGHGIDRHLLGLKLQAIEEGLSIPKIFMDTAYGLATHWKLRTGQVPTNTDSVMCFGPLVPDGYAVCYNPQADHVHFAVTAFNCCEETNAETMARTLKETLCDLQELLQPTV encoded by the exons ATGATCCTAGGAAATATGATTTTCAAGAATATTCACCCGAGAACCTGCAGAGCGTGGCTGTCTTTG GTTTCCCCGAGGCAGGAACCGTGTTTCTACTCCACGGTGCCCCCGCAGCCGGTGCCCCCACTGACCCAGACCCTGCAGGGCTATCTGAGGGCCCTGGAGCCCCTCCTGCCCCCGGAGGAGCTCAACCACACCCGCAGGATGGTGCAGGAGTTCGGGAGGCCCGGGGGCCTgggacagcagctgcaggagggGCTGGAGAGGAGAGCCAGGCTCACCAAGaactgg GTCTCAGACCTGTGGGTCCAGTGGGCGTACCTGGAGAGCAGGCAGCCCCTGGCGGTCCACTCCAACCCGGCCATCTCTCTGCCCCGCAGGGACTACAACGACTGGAGGAGCCAGCTGCT GTTTGCATCTAAATTGATAGCAGCTGTTTTGGACTTCAGAGCCAAAGTGAACAA TGGGCAGCTGCCAGTGGAGTACATGCGAGGGAAGCCTCTGTGCATGGAGCTGTACCCGctcctcttctcctccagcAGGATTCCCGGACCCAAACACGACTACGTCGCTCACTACAGCAACTCCCGACGCTCGCCGACCCACATCACTGTGGTCAGGAACTACCAG TTCTTCCAGCTGGAGGTTTACAACAGCGACGGCTCGCGGATGACCGAGAGTCAGATTCACAGTCAGCTGCACAGAATCAGGTCTCAGTCCTGGAAGACGGACAAGGAGCCCATGGGCATCCTGACCAGCGAGCACCGCCACACATGGGGCGAGGCGTACAACCGCCTGCTGAAAG acAAACTGAACCAGGAGTCGGTGCAGATGATTGAGACGGGTCTTTTCTCGCTGTGCTTGGATTCTCCCGTCATGAGGATATCGGATGAGAA GTACGCCAGCCGTAAGGCGGCTCAGATTCTACATGGAGGCGGGACGTACTCCAACAGCGGCAACCGTTGGTTTGACAAAacactgcag TTTGTGGTGGGCGAGGACGGATCATGGGGCCTCCTGTACGAACAGGCCACAGCCGAGGGCCCGCCCATAGCCAGCCTGCTGCACCACATAGAGGAGTACTG TGAGATGCCCGACCCGAAGAGGGCGCCGCTCGTTCCTCTGCCGATGCCCAAGAAGCTTTACTTCCACATTGACCGGGACATCAAGAGGGACATCGAGCAGGCCAAGCAGAACCTCGACAT TCTGATCAACGACCTCGACGTCCACGTCTTCAACTTCAAAAGGTTCGGCAAAGAGCTTCCTAAGAAGCACAACTTGAGTCCAAACTCCTTCATCCAGGTGGCTCTGCAGCTGTCCTACTTCAG AGTTCACAGCGAGGTTTGTCCTGCCTGCGACATCGCCTCACAGAGGATGTTCAGAGGAGGACGGACCGAGTACATCCGCTCGCCCACAAACCAGGCGCTCAAGTTCATCCTGGCCTTCGACGATCGGACCGTAGCG AGAGAAGCGAAGCTGGAGCTTCTCAGAGAAGCTGTGGACGCGTACTCAGAGCTGACCGCGCAG GCTCTGAGAGGACACGGCATCGACCGCCACCTGCTGGGGCTCAAGCTGCAGGCCATCGAGGAAGGACTCAGCATTCCCAAAATCTTCATGGACACGGCTTACGGCCTGGCCACGCACTGGAAGCTGCGGACAGGACAG GTTCCCACCAACACCGACAGCGTGATGTGTTTCGGGCCGCTCGTTCCCGACGGTTACGCCGTGTGCTACAACCCGCAGGCGGACCACGTCCACTTCGCCGTCACCGCCTTCAACTGCTGCGAGGAGACCAACGCAGAGACTATGGCTCGCACTCTGAAGGAAACACTGTGCGAcctgcaggagctgctgcagcctaCCGTGTag
- the ppp1r18 gene encoding uncharacterized protein ppp1r18 has protein sequence MSVSSLPEWKQLLLERKRREEEQREKREKEEEEKLASMPAWKRGIIQRRKAKQESLGDRDRDICLLQVDARTPSDCLSDTDSSITVNLGSETSLSPDPGMWLDAEPKPGSQVSMETIVPVHENPFIRTQSVWRKGKDLEAANEAEGKLCVRSQEVEVSRGRDIELKIERFRDLSEGWEKEKSREKSLGKEKENNQEGCEKDKQQWKDSVKEQELLKGKKETEEKDVVQPSGQFSPVLPCLRTIRADNIIIIEQDRKGSDERRARWREAEREMSEEDQQGKRGMKMDLREILAGGGSVTEIRASEVLIIKPSVSVEERTEGGGKTREDGEGKSSLDLTRDTKSDMSWLREKEKDKPWGQATVINKDEGGDSCDDNVFIEKGGRVSKLLSKFGEHPKPPSRSKSSDNFLQSGRRKYSGDQDDRQSEERKANGKNMLMKNIPKRSFSFSDRVIGAVENGLLDAGGQERIHQDKNAAPWVDVVGVAKLKLSCKEHFGKQRNVKAEDEKGGNQKKNDTEMWKKHRSELKKVEPVNKRAAEKVLDADGDKGFTVASVKNTEGISFARRVPIRQDGRARAERDARKEKSLEKDSEADDGLERKVQTESDYVGASLEVSPNPSEAPDSQCKHNSAFTECSSLLSMVPDRIPHRGPEWSGTGPQGPYLMHSSLSQQNEDLISKIEKVGDTTIYINDKEERRYSAAREEDLQTGSHSGPEREIPRSPKRIPPLEVQIPRTVFYVAEEMAERKDSECRSADGQDWEGGQRVERRDSWRIRKPLSRIESLREKIRQRELDKQREREARVGDGCEAADVCDAPAAEDRYEMRGSEVKKEWEAVAVQTRPAEPESVKGEAAEQTCSGVYDVRREVGVLKTSPQLPVSVLSSQDSSREEVAGERSASASEGSQISEDEADPLKHVEPHLEQHRAQYESAEEEDEEEEEEDREFSEEELEKYTTSTDSIGSLSPSPPHPNSLAAMSRIYNLDTVGSRTGLYLRDRTVDIPSSVHLVKVKPFISSSQQGDSKSKAGDDIRGVQTIQQQIEQFQLKEQEVLKSSANTSAKEREAKIQQSPKRELKLQVKEAEETPALNPKKSPQHLCSPTSQQKQTITINSSFSRTQSPDNSLKPTNCAPTPASSPCSPSPANSPSVSPSPSALPKLFTIKSASGGQVKRGATITITPRKPAGGGPTGSVARPGTAVPASASAGSAKVPPQQAMSPTVDEPTKKYPTAEEIEVIGGYQNLERSCLVKSKVTPKRGKVCFDEDQLEQVCEYPSETFMLTLSPLPYDLEKKEKEAHKDDGEGEGGGGGVVLKSTKSTGTATGPRLRVDESCPR, from the exons atgTCTGTTTCCTCTCTGCCAGAATGGAAGCAGCTTCTTCTggagagaaagaggagagaggaggagcagcgagagaaaagagaaaaggaggaggaggagaagctgGCCAGCATGCCCGCCTGGAAACGAGGGATCATCCAGCGGAGGAAGGCCAAGCAGGAGAGTTTAGGTGACAGGGACAGAGACATCTGCCTGCTCCAGGTGGATGCCAGAACTCCCTCTGACTGCCTGAGTGACACTGACAGCTCGATTACGGTCAATCTGGGAAGTGAGACATCGCTCAGTCCGGATCCTGGGATGTGGCTGGATGCAGAGCCCAAACCTGGAAGCCAGGTGTCGATGGAAACCATCGTTCCAGTCCACGAGAATCCATTTATTCGTACCCAAAGTGTGTGGAGAAAAGGCAAAGATCTTGAGGCGGCAAATGAGGCGGAGGGAAAACTCTGCGTCAGGTCGCAAGAAGTGGAGGTGAGCAGAGGACGAGATATCGAGCTGAAAATAGAAAGGTTTAGGGATTTGAGTGAAGGGTGGGAGAAAGAGAAGAGCAGGGAGAAGAGTctaggaaaagaaaaggagaacaaCCAAGAAGGATGCGAGAAAGACAAACAACAGTGGAAAGACTCagtgaaagagcaggagctccttaaggggaaaaaagagacgGAGGAAAAAGATGTCGTTCAACCATCTGGTCAGTTTTCACCGGTTCTTCCTTGCCTTCGAACCATCCGAGCCgacaacatcatcatcatcgaaCAGGACCGAAAAGGCAGCGATGAAAGACGGGCGAGATGGAGGGAGGCGGAAAGAGAGATGTCCGAGGAGGACCAGCAGGGGAAAAGAGGGATGAAGATGGACCTGAGGGAGATCCTGGCAGGAGGAGGGAGCGTGACGGAGATCCGAGCTTCTGAAGTTCTGATCATCAAGCCGTCGGTCAGCGTCGAAGAGCGGACAGAAGGGGGAGGAAAGACTAGAGAGGATGGGGAAGGGAAGAGCAGCTTGGATTTAACCAGAGATACAAAATCAGACATGTCCTggctgagagaaaaagagaaggaTAAACCCTGGGGTCAGGCGACTGTGATCAATAAAGACGAGGGAGGAGACAGCTGTGATGATAACGTGTTTATTGAGAAGGGAGGAAGGGTCAGCAAGCTGCTCAGTAAGTTCGGAGAGCATCCAAAGCCTCCATCTCGCTCCAAAAGTTCGGATAACTTCCTCCAATCAGGGAGGAGAAAATACTCTGGAGACCAAGATGATCGACAGTCTGAGGAGAGAAAAGCAAACGGAAAGAACATGCTGATGAAAAACATCCCTAAACGCTCCTTCAGCTTCTCGGATCGAGTCATTGGTGCTGTGGAAAATGGGTTATTAGACGCAGGTGGTCAAGAGAGGATTCACCAAGACAAAAATGCTGCTCCTTGGGTGGATGTAGTAGGGGTAGCGAAGCTCAAACTGAGCTGCAAGGAGCACTTTGGAaagcaaagaaatgtaaaaGCTGAGGATGAAAAAGGAggaaatcagaagaaaaacgATACAGAAATGTGGAAGAAACATAGAAGTGAGCTGAAGAAAGTTGAGCCTGTCAATAAGAGAGCTGCAGAGAAAGTATTGGACGCTGATGGAGACAAGGGGTTCACGGTGGCATCGGTCAAAAACACAGAGGGAATATCGTTTGCGAGAAGAGTGCCAATCAGACAAGACGGTAGAGCAAGAGCAGAAAGAGACGCTAGGAAAGagaaaagtttggaaaaagaTTCAGAAGCAGACGATGGACTGGAAAGAAAAGTGCAAACTGAAAGTGATTATGTTGGTGCTTCTTTGGAAGTGTCACCCAATCCCAGTGAAGCTCCTGACAGTCAATGCAAACATAATTCAGCTTTCACAGAGTGCTCCAGTTTGCTCTCCATGGTCCCAGATCGGATCCCCCACCGAGGACCAGAGTGGAGCGGCACAGGACCTCAAGGACCTTACCTCATGCACTCCAGTTTATCCCAACAAAACGAGGATCTTATCagcaaaatagaaaaagtaGGGGACACAACTATCTACATAAACGATAAGGAGGAAAGACGTTACTCTGCTGCACGTGAAGAGGATcttcaaacaggaagtcattctGGACCAGAGAGAGAGATTCCTAGATCTCCAAAAAGGATCCCACCTCTTGAGGTACAAATCCCAAGGACTGTGTTTTATGTTGCCGAAGAGATGGCGGAGAGAAAAGACAGCGAGTGTCGGAGCGCGGACGGACAAGACTGGGAAGGAGGTCAGAGGGTGGAAAGGAGGGACAGCTGGAGGATCAGAAAACCTTTGAGCCGGATCGAGTCCCTCCGAGAGAAGATCAGGCAGAGAGAGCTGGATaagcaaagagaaagagaggcCCGGGTGGGAGATGGGTGTGAAGCTGCTGATGTCTGTGACGCTCCAGCAGCTGAGGACAGGTACGAGATGAGAGGAAGTGAGGTAAAGAAAGAGTGGGAAGCTGTGGCGGTTCAGACAAGGCCGGCTGAGCCAGAGAGTGTAAAGGgagaagcagcagagcagaCATGCTCGGGTGTGTATGACGTCAGACGGGAAGTCGGCGTGTTGAAAACCAGCcctcagcttcctgtttctgtccTCAGTTCACAAGacagcagcagagaggaagtgGCAGGCGAGCGCTCGGCTTCTGCCTCTGAAGGCTCCCAGATTTCCGAGGATGAAGCTGACCCCCTGAAACATGTAGAGCCGCACCTGGAGCAGCACAGGGCCCAATACGAGAGCGCAGAAGAGGAAGacgaagaagaggaggaggaagacaggGAGTTCTCCGAGGAGGAGTTGGAGAAATACACAACTTCTACAGATTCTATAGGATCTCTCTCTCCTTCGCCGCCTCATCCCAACTCTCTAGCAGCCATGAGTCGGATCTACAACCTGGACACTGTTGGCTCAAGAACTGGCTTATATCTGAGGGACAGGACAGTAGACATCCCATCTTCTGTACACCTTGTTAAAGTGAAGCCGTTTATTTCAAGCTCCCAGCAGGGGGATAGCAAAAGCAAAGCAGGTGACGACATCCGCGGGGTCCAGACGATACAGCAACAGATCGAGCAGTTTCAGCTGAAAGAGCAGGAAGTGCTGAAGTCATCTGCAAATACTTCTGCAAAGGAAAGAGAAGCAAAAATACAGCAGAGTCCCAAAAGAGAGTTAAAGCTGCAGGTGAAAGAAGCTGAAGAAACACCAGCACTCAACCCCAAGAAGTCTCCTCAACATCTTTGTTCCCCAACATCTCAGCAGAAGCAAACTATCACCATCAACTCCTCATTTTCAAGAACCCAATCACCTGACAACTCCCTGAAACCTACAAACTGTGCTCCGACTCCAGCCTCCTCGCCATGCTCGCCATCTCCTGCCAACTCCCCCAGCGTCTCCCCGTCTCCCAGCGCCTTGCCCAAGCTCTTCACCATCAAGAGTGCTTCTGGGGGCCAAGTAAAGAGAGGCGCCACCATCACAATCACCCCCAGAAAGCCTGCCGGAGGAGGACCCACGGGGTCGGTGGCGAGGCCCGGAACAGCGGTACCAGCATCAGCATCAGCAGGGTCGGCTAAAGTCCCACCCCAGCAAGCGATGAGCCCCACTGTGGATGAGCCTACCAAGAAGTATCCAACGGCGGAGGAAATTGAGGTGATTGGTGGATATCAGAATCTGGAGAGGTCCTGTCTGGTCAAGAGTAAAGTGACACCAAAGAGG GGGAAGGTGTGTTTTGATGAAGACCAGCTGGAGCAGGTGTGTGAGTATCCTTCAGAGACCTTCATGCTGACGTTGAGCCCGCTCCCTTATGACCTTGAGAAAAAGGAGAAGGAGGCACACAAGGACGATGGCGAAGgtgagggaggaggaggaggagttgtGCTGAAAAGCACGAAGAGCACAGGGACTGCGACAGGACCTCGCCTGAGAGTGG ATGAGTCTTGCCCTCGGTAG